A single window of Chloroflexota bacterium DNA harbors:
- a CDS encoding response regulator, with protein MSDTRRFAHVPVNLLSKAVRLSSESSLIRVAAVRDDVHVEVSVADQGRGIPAEDLPGLFRRFSRREDRDTAGDTGLGLAICKGIVEAHGGRIHAESDGPGLGARFVFTLPVVQEREPARRPARSQDGPQSAGTVLVVDDAPLVLRSVSDALATAGFHAVETADPEEALSLMAEHSPRLALLDLVLPEQDGEELMGGILAVSRIPVIFLSAYGWNETVARLLEKGASDHIAKPFSPAELVARVRAALRRFGEPAIPAPEEPFVLGDLIIDYGARRVTVSGNTAELTPTEFDLLAALSMEAGRVVTHERLLRRVWSPGKPGNLRVLYPDLMHLRQKLGDDAANPTYIFAEPRVDYRMPNMEGEGKRRHKLIRKKRS; from the coding sequence ATATCGGACACGCGGCGTTTCGCCCATGTGCCGGTCAACCTGCTGTCCAAAGCGGTCAGGCTCTCCTCCGAGTCATCGCTCATCAGGGTGGCCGCCGTGCGGGATGACGTTCACGTCGAGGTCTCGGTGGCCGACCAGGGGCGGGGGATACCCGCCGAGGACCTGCCGGGGCTGTTCAGGAGGTTCTCCCGTAGAGAGGACCGCGACACGGCGGGGGACACCGGCCTGGGCCTGGCCATCTGCAAGGGGATAGTCGAGGCCCACGGGGGCCGCATTCATGCCGAGAGCGACGGGCCGGGCCTGGGTGCCCGGTTCGTCTTCACCCTGCCGGTGGTGCAGGAGAGGGAACCGGCCCGTCGGCCCGCCCGCTCCCAGGACGGCCCGCAGTCGGCGGGAACGGTGCTGGTGGTGGACGACGCCCCCCTGGTGCTCCGCTCTGTCAGCGACGCCCTCGCGACGGCGGGCTTCCATGCGGTGGAGACGGCGGACCCTGAGGAGGCGCTGTCGCTGATGGCGGAGCACAGCCCCCGCCTCGCCCTGCTGGACCTGGTGCTGCCGGAGCAGGACGGCGAAGAGCTGATGGGGGGTATTCTGGCAGTCTCTCGCATCCCGGTAATCTTCCTGTCGGCCTACGGCTGGAACGAGACGGTGGCCAGGCTCCTGGAGAAAGGGGCGTCGGACCACATCGCCAAGCCCTTCTCTCCTGCGGAGCTGGTGGCCAGGGTGCGGGCCGCCCTGCGCCGGTTCGGGGAACCCGCCATCCCTGCGCCGGAGGAGCCCTTCGTGCTGGGCGACCTGATCATCGACTACGGCGCGCGCAGGGTGACGGTCTCAGGCAACACGGCAGAGCTGACGCCAACCGAGTTCGATCTGTTGGCAGCGCTGTCGATGGAGGCCGGCCGGGTGGTGACCCACGAGCGGCTGCTGAGGCGGGTGTGGAGTCCGGGCAAGCCGGGGAACCTGCGGGTGCTGTACCCCGACCTGATGCACCTGCGCCAGAAGCTGGGCGATGACGCTGCCAACCCCACCTACATCTTCGCCGAACCCCGCGTCGACTACCGGATGCCGAACATGGAGGGGGAGGGAAAACGGAGACATAAATTAATTCGAAAGAAACGTAGTTGA
- a CDS encoding AAA family ATPase, with translation MSVPVLTFFNNKGGVGKTSLVYHLAWTLSQTGRRVLACDLDPQANLTAAFLDEESVEPLWDGASGDHGTTIFKCVAPLLAVGDLLPPALQEITPDLRLIPGDLALSGFEDTLSAEWPNALGSSNLYRPFRILTSFWTVMQRGANDMDADIILADVGPNLGAINRSALIATDHVVVPLAADLFSLQGLRNLGPTLKRWRMDWLIRKRNWQNSENEPRFSLPEGRMEAIGYIVQQHSVRLSRPVKAYVKWVNRMPRAYAENLLGKSNGPFPDTPQNDERCLATVKHYRSLVPMAQENRKPIFDLTSADGAIGGHAAAVNDARKDFRELAKLIINRAGLV, from the coding sequence ATGAGCGTTCCAGTTCTAACGTTCTTTAACAACAAGGGCGGTGTTGGGAAGACCTCGCTGGTCTACCACTTGGCGTGGACTCTGTCTCAAACCGGTCGCCGGGTTCTCGCCTGTGACCTCGATCCACAGGCAAACCTCACCGCCGCGTTTCTCGATGAAGAGAGCGTAGAACCCTTGTGGGATGGGGCGAGTGGGGATCACGGCACGACTATCTTCAAGTGCGTGGCCCCCCTGTTGGCAGTGGGAGATTTGCTGCCACCTGCGCTACAGGAAATCACGCCCGACCTAAGGCTGATACCAGGAGATCTTGCCCTCTCCGGCTTTGAGGACACGCTTTCGGCTGAGTGGCCCAACGCGCTCGGGTCCAGCAATCTGTATCGGCCATTCAGAATCCTGACATCATTCTGGACCGTGATGCAGCGTGGGGCAAATGACATGGACGCAGACATCATTCTGGCGGACGTTGGCCCCAATCTCGGCGCAATCAACCGCTCCGCTCTAATTGCCACAGACCATGTCGTCGTCCCACTCGCCGCCGACCTGTTTTCGCTCCAAGGTCTACGCAACCTCGGCCCAACGCTCAAACGCTGGCGCATGGACTGGCTAATCCGAAAACGCAACTGGCAAAATAGTGAGAACGAACCAAGATTCTCGTTGCCTGAAGGAAGAATGGAAGCCATCGGATACATAGTCCAGCAGCACAGCGTCCGGCTAAGCCGTCCGGTCAAGGCGTACGTCAAATGGGTCAACCGGATGCCCAGGGCGTACGCAGAGAATCTATTGGGTAAGAGCAATGGCCCGTTTCCTGACACACCACAGAACGATGAGCGGTGCCTAGCGACGGTGAAGCACTACCGAAGTCTAGTACCTATGGCGCAGGAGAACCGCAAGCCAATCTTTGATCTCACGTCGGCCGACGGTGCCATCGGCGGGCACGCGGCTGCGGTCAATGATGCGCGTAAAGACTTCAGAGAACTTGCCAAACTGATCATCAATAGGGCGGGCTTAGTATGA